In Streptomyces sp. NBC_01381, the sequence ATCCTCGTCGCCAACCACGCCGCCAGCGGCGACGACGGCACCCTCGACGACATCGACGCCGCCATGCTCGACACCCACTGGGCGGTGGACACCCGCTCGGTGATCCTGCTGGTGCAGGCGTACGCGCGGCTGCGGGCCACACTGCCGCCCCGCACGTCCGGCGGCCGCGTCGTGATGATGACCTCCGGGCAGGACATCGCGGGCGGCATGCCCGACGAGATCGCGTACAGCCTCCAGAAGGGGGCGCTCGCATCGGCGACGCGTTCCCTGGCGACGACGCTCGCCGACCTCGCGGTCACGGTGAACACGGTCAACCCGGGCCCGGTGGACACGGATTACCTGACGGGGGACGACTACGCGGCGGTCGCCGCGCGGTTCCCCGCCGGGCGGTGGGGCATGCCCGATGATCCGGCCCGGCTCATTGCGTGGCTGGCCACCGATGAAGCCGAGTGGATCACCGGGCAGGTGATCGACTCCGAGGGCGGGTTCCGCCGCTGAGGCGGGCCCGCCACCCTCAGAGCGCCGACAACTCGTCCACCAGGTCATCCAACCCCAGCGACCCCTGCGACAGCGCCGCCATGTGCCACGCCTTCGCGTCGAACGCGTCGCCGAGCCGCCGCCGTGCGTTCTCCCGG encodes:
- a CDS encoding SDR family oxidoreductase; amino-acid sequence: MPLLPHPTPEALRRDPLPLRGRTALVTGASRRGGIGYAVARRLAAYGAGLYLHHHVPHDAAMPWGADRPADVVAGVRAALGDPRARVHDGPGDLADPTAPAELIATAADALGGRIDILVANHAASGDDGTLDDIDAAMLDTHWAVDTRSVILLVQAYARLRATLPPRTSGGRVVMMTSGQDIAGGMPDEIAYSLQKGALASATRSLATTLADLAVTVNTVNPGPVDTDYLTGDDYAAVAARFPAGRWGMPDDPARLIAWLATDEAEWITGQVIDSEGGFRR